A stretch of Gossypium hirsutum isolate 1008001.06 chromosome A06, Gossypium_hirsutum_v2.1, whole genome shotgun sequence DNA encodes these proteins:
- the LOC107962640 gene encoding EG45-like domain containing protein, whose translation MMHFKKRLLLPFVCYFLSVSQFFHVCHGDVGTAAQYSPPYLPTACFGDDQTQFPSSNLFAAAGDGIWDNGASCGRQYLVRCISASQPGTCVPDQTIQVKIVDYAPTALSPPSAQSTTIVLSETAFGGITNVPLDSINIEFQQV comes from the exons ATGATGCATTTTAAGAAACGATTACTCCTTCCATTTGTATGCTATTTTCTTTCAGTTTCCCAGTTTTTCCACGTCTGCCATGGTGATGTTGGGACTGCTGCCCAGTATAGCCCTCCATATTTAC CTACGGCGTGCTTTGGGGACGATCAAACCCAGTTCCCATCAAGCAATCTGTTCGCAGCAGCAGGAGATGGGATATGGGACAATGGAGCATCATGCGGAAGGCAATACCTGGTGAGATGCATAAGTGCTTCCCAGCCAGGGACTTGTGTCCCCGACCAAACAATCCAGGTCAAGATCGTTGATTATGCTCCTACCGCTCTCTCCCCACCTTCCGCTCAATCCACCACCATTGTCCTTTCCGAAACTGCTTTTGGCGGAATTACCAATGTACCCCTGGACTCCATCAACATTGAATTCCAACA AGTTTAG